A single Flavobacterium sp. 1 DNA region contains:
- a CDS encoding phosphate ABC transporter substrate-binding protein: MNTTKFKIAVLLIAVMTIGFSFTTINKVTVKGSDTMVILSQKWAEVYMKKNPGASIQVTGGGSGVGLAALINGSTDIANSSRPIKASEIEKLKARYNSMGVEIPCAKDGLSVYLNKANPVTSLTLKQIGQIFAGKITNWNEVGGPDAPIKLYGRESSSGTFGFFKDNVVRTDFSPSCQTLPGTAAIVNAVKKDKFSIGYGGAAYAEGVKDCAVKKDDKSPGILPTAATIKNHTYPISRYLYMYLKSKPTGEAKAFIDWILSSEGQTLIAEVGYYPLK; the protein is encoded by the coding sequence ATGAATACAACTAAATTTAAAATAGCAGTTCTTTTAATAGCGGTAATGACTATTGGATTTTCATTCACTACTATAAATAAGGTAACAGTTAAAGGTTCTGATACGATGGTTATTTTGTCTCAAAAATGGGCCGAAGTATATATGAAGAAAAACCCAGGAGCTTCTATTCAGGTAACAGGAGGAGGATCTGGAGTAGGTTTGGCAGCATTAATCAACGGATCGACGGATATCGCTAATTCCAGCCGTCCTATCAAAGCATCTGAAATTGAAAAATTAAAAGCGAGATACAATTCAATGGGAGTTGAAATTCCTTGTGCCAAAGACGGTTTGTCTGTTTATTTGAATAAAGCAAATCCGGTTACATCCCTTACATTGAAACAGATTGGCCAAATTTTCGCAGGTAAAATTACTAACTGGAATGAAGTTGGCGGTCCTGATGCTCCAATCAAATTGTATGGCAGAGAAAGCAGTTCGGGAACTTTTGGTTTCTTTAAGGACAATGTGGTTAGAACTGATTTTTCTCCATCTTGTCAAACGTTGCCAGGAACTGCCGCTATTGTAAATGCTGTTAAAAAAGATAAATTTTCTATTGGATACGGTGGTGCTGCTTATGCTGAAGGAGTAAAAGATTGTGCTGTTAAGAAAGATGACAAAAGCCCAGGCATTTTGCCAACTGCAGCAACAATTAAAAATCATACTTACCCAATTTCTAGATATTTGTATATGTATTTGAAATCAAAACCAACAGGAGAAGCTAAAGCTTTTATCGACTGGATTTTGAGTTCTGAAGGTCAGACTCTTATTGCTGAGGTTGGATATTATCCGTTAAAATAA
- a CDS encoding cell wall metabolism sensor histidine kinase WalK translates to MKINFKKSYKFAIKSALYISLFVSGFCMIFSVILFKSSFSSMLLFGFISLFFVYVFTFFVLQYRVERFIYRRVKKIYDDVSLLESSTFINQPITTDMETLTREVKKFATDKKLEIEMLQIREVYRREFLGNVSHELKTPLFTVQGYLSTLIDGAMDDKSIRKKYLKRAEKGVERLIYIVEDLDMITKLESGDLNLDFTKFDIVKLIQNVFDLLEMKADKKNVTLAFENDNIQPIFVNGDKDKIQQVVENLIVNSIKYGKEGGLTEVSIVNLTNKKVLVRISDNGEGIEAHNIPRLFERFYRVDKSGSRTEGGSGLGLSIVKHIIEAHKEKIYVESEFGIGSDFSFTLEKTYITDQFGLKKKLN, encoded by the coding sequence ATGAAAATCAATTTCAAAAAAAGCTACAAGTTTGCTATAAAATCGGCTTTATATATCAGTTTATTTGTGTCGGGGTTTTGCATGATTTTTTCTGTAATACTGTTCAAATCCTCTTTCTCGAGCATGTTGCTGTTTGGTTTTATCAGCCTTTTTTTTGTTTATGTATTTACATTTTTTGTTTTGCAATACCGAGTGGAGCGGTTTATTTACCGAAGAGTAAAGAAAATTTACGATGACGTCTCCTTATTAGAGTCAAGTACCTTTATCAATCAGCCCATTACAACTGATATGGAAACATTAACTCGGGAAGTAAAGAAATTTGCTACCGACAAAAAGCTGGAAATCGAAATGCTTCAAATACGCGAAGTGTATCGAAGAGAGTTTTTAGGAAACGTTTCGCATGAGCTTAAAACACCATTATTTACCGTTCAAGGTTATCTGTCAACACTTATTGATGGCGCTATGGATGATAAATCCATTCGTAAAAAATACCTGAAAAGAGCCGAAAAAGGAGTAGAGCGATTAATTTATATAGTGGAAGATCTGGATATGATTACCAAATTAGAATCTGGGGATTTAAATCTTGATTTTACAAAATTTGATATTGTGAAATTAATTCAAAATGTTTTCGATTTACTGGAAATGAAAGCCGATAAAAAGAATGTTACCTTGGCATTTGAAAATGATAATATTCAGCCCATTTTTGTAAATGGTGATAAAGACAAAATTCAGCAAGTGGTTGAGAATTTAATTGTGAATTCAATAAAATACGGAAAAGAAGGTGGTTTGACCGAAGTTTCTATTGTTAATTTAACCAATAAAAAAGTTTTGGTACGCATTTCTGATAATGGCGAAGGGATAGAAGCACATAACATACCGCGCCTTTTTGAAAGGTTTTACAGAGTAGATAAAAGCGGTTCGAGAACCGAAGGAGGTTCAGGATTAGGGCTTTCTATAGTGAAGCATATTATCGAAGCTCATAAAGAAAAAATATATGTCGAAAGTGAGTTTGGAATAGGATCTGATTTTTCTTTTACCTTAGAAAAGACTTACATTACAGATCAATTTGGCTTAAAAAAGAAATTAAATTAA
- a CDS encoding response regulator transcription factor translates to MKKRNTKILLVDDEPDILEIVSYNLAQEGYQIVTAANGKEAIEKAKKELPSLIIMDVMMPEMDGMEACEHIRKIPELNNVIITFLTARSEDYSQVAGFDAGADDYITKPIKPKLLVIKVKALLRRLKEQDQNAETLNVGGIEINREEYKIVKDNLEIALPRKEFELFYLLASKPGKVFKREEILDKVWGNDVVVGGRTIDVHIRKLREKIGDDLFKTIKGVGYKFEV, encoded by the coding sequence ATGAAGAAAAGAAACACCAAGATCCTTCTGGTTGATGATGAACCGGATATTTTAGAAATTGTAAGCTATAATTTAGCGCAGGAGGGATACCAAATTGTTACGGCCGCTAATGGTAAAGAAGCTATCGAAAAAGCCAAAAAAGAATTGCCAAGCCTTATTATAATGGATGTCATGATGCCCGAAATGGACGGAATGGAAGCCTGTGAGCATATCAGAAAAATTCCTGAACTGAATAATGTCATCATTACTTTTTTAACAGCAAGAAGCGAGGATTATTCTCAAGTAGCTGGTTTTGATGCTGGTGCTGATGATTATATTACTAAGCCAATAAAACCAAAACTGCTGGTTATTAAGGTAAAAGCTCTTTTAAGAAGATTAAAAGAACAGGATCAAAATGCCGAAACACTTAATGTGGGAGGTATAGAAATTAACCGTGAAGAGTATAAAATCGTAAAGGATAACCTTGAAATTGCGTTGCCAAGAAAGGAATTTGAGCTGTTTTATCTTTTGGCTTCCAAGCCGGGTAAAGTTTTCAAGCGGGAAGAAATCTTAGACAAAGTTTGGGGTAATGATGTTGTCGTTGGCGGCAGGACTATTGATGTTCACATCCGAAAACTTCGTGAAAAAATAGGCGACGATCTTTTCAAAACCATAAAAGGAGTAGGGTATAAGTTTGAAGTTTAA
- a CDS encoding TonB-dependent receptor, giving the protein MKLKFLFFTLFICVIGFAQNTGTITGVLLDKDSNNQPLPFANVLIKGTKIGANTDIDGKYSISAAPGNYTIQFSFLGYESVEIPVTVTANETVTANSSLGSGSYKLKDVVIKSNGGGREKETALLLEQKNAIEMKQVIGAQELSRKGVSDAAAAVVKTSGVAKSEGVNNVFVRGLGDRYNSTSLNGLPLPSEDPLYKNISLDFFQSNIIKNININKTFGANLSGDNSGANIDISSKELNESKLLIVSAGGGFNTNATSAKTFSVADGAYNYFGFLENGRNLPITDLTRYTFNSSLKTNSVSTPINENFNIVAGGKFNVGKNNNTLSLFGVASNTNDYTYKTGFVGQATNTGDYQQRMNMERADYKTTQTILGNVKYKYKKGYISANSLFIHNNSQYVGKYLGYHKDINDNLGAESAENSLIVRQQNNNNNLLSNQLLSEYKFNDKISINAGAVYSTVRGTEPDRKTNAYAMNTSGNYILSSNSPGDNNRYFSTLDENDFGANAEAVYTINPNADKQIQIVFGGNYRKTDRTFNFTEIDFQQGGLAIDPNNPDAVLNQANLNAGTFNLITLWNNSNLNPMYYIGNRNIAAGYAQVVYPVNEKLTLQFGLRNENIKQTINWDTNITSTVTDLTTAPSIIDKNYVLPSANLKYSFNEKNAIRISASKTYTMPQFKEMANFLYSDVNFNERGNPYLTPSTVYNGDIKYDYYLSKKEIISVGAYYKFIQDPILRMIMNTPGLDYSYVNTNKAYVAGAEIEVRKTLYSIESEKHKNEFNFGLNASYLYSKEDQTDVTTGLVSATFTHNTGKMQGAAPLLVNSDISFSTDSENTTFLSTLVFNYFYDKVYSVGTTGRENLIERSVPTLDFINRFEFKKSKMTLSLGARNILNPKFRLTQQATSNLTGLTQDVLISSYRKGAIISMGLNWQL; this is encoded by the coding sequence ATGAAATTAAAATTTCTATTCTTTACACTATTTATTTGTGTTATAGGTTTCGCACAAAATACCGGAACTATAACAGGTGTTTTATTAGACAAAGACTCCAATAATCAGCCATTGCCATTTGCCAATGTTCTAATAAAAGGAACAAAAATCGGTGCTAATACTGATATTGACGGAAAATATTCTATTTCAGCCGCTCCAGGAAATTACACTATTCAATTTAGCTTTTTGGGCTATGAATCTGTAGAAATTCCTGTAACTGTAACCGCTAACGAAACTGTCACAGCGAACAGCTCTTTGGGATCCGGAAGCTATAAACTGAAAGACGTAGTCATCAAATCTAATGGTGGCGGAAGAGAAAAAGAAACGGCTTTATTATTGGAACAAAAAAATGCAATTGAAATGAAACAAGTTATTGGCGCTCAAGAGCTATCAAGAAAAGGAGTTTCTGATGCAGCTGCAGCAGTTGTAAAAACTTCAGGTGTAGCAAAATCTGAAGGAGTAAATAACGTTTTTGTGCGTGGACTAGGTGATCGTTATAATTCAACTTCCCTAAACGGTTTACCGCTTCCGTCTGAAGATCCTTTATACAAAAATATTTCTTTGGATTTCTTTCAATCAAACATCATTAAAAACATCAACATCAACAAAACATTTGGAGCTAATCTAAGTGGTGATAATTCTGGAGCAAATATTGATATTTCTTCAAAAGAATTAAATGAATCAAAATTACTAATTGTTTCTGCTGGTGGGGGATTTAACACTAACGCTACTTCGGCGAAAACCTTTTCTGTAGCCGATGGAGCATACAACTATTTTGGATTTCTTGAAAACGGAAGAAACCTTCCAATTACTGATTTAACTCGATACACATTTAATTCAAGTTTGAAAACAAACAGTGTTTCAACACCAATTAACGAAAACTTTAACATTGTTGCAGGCGGAAAATTCAATGTGGGAAAAAACAATAATACACTTTCGCTTTTTGGAGTAGCAAGCAACACGAATGACTATACTTACAAAACAGGTTTCGTAGGGCAAGCTACAAATACAGGTGATTACCAACAAAGAATGAACATGGAGCGTGCTGATTACAAAACCACGCAAACAATACTTGGAAATGTAAAATATAAGTATAAAAAAGGATATATTTCTGCAAATTCACTCTTCATACATAATAATTCACAATATGTTGGAAAATATTTAGGATATCATAAAGACATCAATGATAATCTTGGGGCTGAATCTGCTGAAAACTCACTAATAGTACGTCAGCAAAACAACAACAACAACCTGCTTTCTAACCAATTATTGTCAGAATATAAATTTAACGATAAAATCAGCATTAATGCAGGAGCGGTTTACAGTACTGTTCGCGGAACAGAACCAGACCGAAAAACAAATGCATACGCAATGAACACATCTGGAAACTACATTCTAAGTTCAAATTCACCTGGAGACAACAATCGTTATTTTTCTACATTAGACGAAAATGACTTTGGTGCAAACGCAGAAGCAGTTTACACAATTAATCCAAATGCAGATAAACAAATACAAATTGTCTTTGGTGGGAATTATAGAAAAACAGACCGTACCTTCAATTTTACTGAAATAGATTTCCAACAAGGTGGGTTAGCTATCGATCCTAACAATCCAGATGCAGTACTGAATCAAGCAAACCTTAATGCTGGTACATTCAATCTTATTACTTTATGGAACAATTCTAACTTAAACCCAATGTATTACATTGGTAATCGTAATATCGCAGCAGGTTACGCGCAGGTAGTTTACCCTGTTAACGAAAAACTTACCTTGCAGTTTGGTTTAAGAAACGAAAATATAAAACAAACAATTAACTGGGACACCAACATTACCAGTACAGTAACAGATCTAACTACAGCACCATCAATTATCGATAAAAATTATGTATTACCAAGTGCAAACCTAAAATACAGTTTTAACGAGAAAAATGCAATACGTATTTCTGCAAGTAAAACATACACAATGCCACAGTTTAAAGAAATGGCAAACTTCCTGTACAGCGATGTAAACTTTAACGAACGTGGAAACCCTTATTTAACTCCTTCTACAGTATATAATGGAGATATTAAATATGACTACTACCTATCTAAAAAAGAAATTATTTCGGTAGGAGCTTACTACAAATTTATCCAGGATCCAATCTTAAGAATGATTATGAATACACCCGGACTTGATTATTCTTATGTTAACACCAACAAAGCTTATGTTGCAGGTGCTGAAATTGAAGTACGTAAAACATTATATAGTATTGAAAGTGAAAAACATAAAAACGAATTCAATTTCGGATTAAATGCTTCATATTTATATAGTAAAGAAGATCAAACGGATGTAACAACAGGTCTTGTATCTGCCACTTTTACCCATAATACAGGTAAAATGCAAGGAGCTGCACCATTACTAGTAAACTCAGACATTAGCTTTAGCACAGATTCAGAAAACACTACCTTTTTATCTACCCTGGTATTTAATTATTTCTATGATAAAGTATATTCAGTAGGAACAACAGGTCGTGAAAATCTTATTGAAAGATCAGTTCCAACGTTGGATTTCATTAACCGCTTTGAATTTAAAAAAAGCAAGATGACCTTAAGCCTTGGCGCTCGCAACATACTTAATCCAAAATTCAGACTTACCCAACAAGCTACATCTAACCTAACTGGCTTAACTCAAGATGTACTAATCAGTAGCTATCGCAAAGGAGCAATTATTTCGATGGGACTTAACTGGCAATTATAA
- a CDS encoding T9SS type A sorting domain-containing protein has protein sequence MVKNYFYITLLAAIFFTTDALAQDNKQPKTQEDSSIEGLSLYPNPVATGKVYITSKKDSEKEIIIFDVLGKKVLQTIISTKELNISNLSPGIYIIKITEEGATSSRKLIVQ, from the coding sequence ATGGTAAAAAACTACTTTTATATTACTCTCTTAGCGGCTATTTTTTTTACTACTGATGCTTTAGCACAAGACAATAAACAGCCGAAAACACAAGAAGATTCTTCAATTGAAGGGTTAAGTTTGTACCCAAATCCTGTGGCTACCGGTAAAGTTTACATTACTTCAAAAAAAGACTCAGAAAAAGAGATTATTATTTTTGATGTGTTAGGCAAAAAGGTATTGCAAACCATAATTAGCACTAAAGAACTAAACATCTCAAATCTATCCCCAGGGATTTATATCATAAAAATAACAGAAGAAGGCGCCACTAGCAGCAGAAAACTAATAGTCCAATAA
- a CDS encoding acyl transferase: MSLPSKKNLITASDIFTISNQKQFEKIALKVFRFQYENNLVYQEFCDLLKTNPQKVKSLHQIPFLPIQFFKSHNVVSNNDPIQATFTSSGTTGTITSRHLVTDVSIYEESYRKGFSQFYGNIEDYVVLALLPSYLEREGSSLIYMVEDLIQLTNNSDSGFYLNNHEELIQKLVDLDQAGQNVILIGVTYALLDLIEKRTFQLQHTIIMETGGMKGKRKEMIREELHEQLCNGFGVTAIHSEYGMTELLSQAYSLGNGVFECPSWMQIHIRDTEDALTYINDGKTGGINVIDLANINSCSFIATQDLGKKYPNTTFEVLGRFDNSDIRGCNLMVI; the protein is encoded by the coding sequence ATATCTTTGCCCTCAAAAAAAAACTTGATTACAGCCAGCGACATATTTACCATTTCGAACCAGAAGCAATTTGAAAAAATAGCCCTAAAAGTGTTCCGCTTTCAATATGAAAATAATTTGGTGTATCAAGAGTTTTGCGATTTGCTAAAAACGAATCCGCAAAAAGTAAAATCGCTGCATCAAATACCGTTTTTACCTATTCAGTTTTTCAAAAGCCATAACGTTGTCTCAAACAACGATCCTATTCAGGCAACTTTTACCAGTAGTGGAACAACAGGAACCATAACGAGCAGACATTTGGTTACCGATGTTTCCATTTATGAAGAAAGCTATCGTAAAGGTTTTTCGCAATTTTACGGAAACATTGAGGATTATGTTGTCTTGGCTTTACTTCCTTCCTATCTTGAGAGAGAAGGTTCTTCATTGATTTATATGGTTGAAGATTTAATACAGTTAACCAACAACAGCGATAGCGGGTTTTACCTGAACAATCATGAGGAATTAATTCAAAAACTGGTTGATTTAGACCAAGCGGGGCAAAATGTAATTCTGATTGGGGTTACCTATGCTTTATTAGATTTAATCGAAAAAAGAACTTTCCAACTTCAGCACACCATTATCATGGAAACTGGCGGAATGAAAGGCAAACGCAAAGAAATGATTCGGGAAGAATTGCATGAACAGCTTTGCAATGGATTTGGCGTTACTGCCATCCATTCTGAATACGGAATGACCGAATTACTATCCCAGGCTTATTCGTTAGGGAACGGCGTATTTGAATGCCCTTCTTGGATGCAAATACACATTCGCGACACTGAAGATGCTTTAACTTATATAAACGACGGAAAAACCGGTGGAATTAACGTTATTGACTTGGCGAATATCAACTCTTGCTCATTCATTGCCACACAGGATTTGGGCAAAAAATATCCCAATACCACTTTCGAAGTATTGGGACGTTTTGATAATTCTGATATTCGGGGATGTAATTTGATGGTGATCTAA